The Saprospiraceae bacterium genome includes a window with the following:
- a CDS encoding T9SS type A sorting domain-containing protein — MEHQKICSQSPTRVDVSGTLANEFDQKVQDVRIDLVGSELHKNTGVDGKFSFSNMPTGGKYLISPEKNDDPMNGISTLDLVLIQRHILGLEKLNSPYKLIASDINKDGKITAADLTELRKLILGTTNSFVNNKSWRFVDKAHRFADPTSAQGEAFPEIYSINNLNSNMITDFVAVKTGDVNGNAKTSNLDNNVETRTSKTLALHTDDQKIESGKEVTVPVIVTKAEAISGMQFTLSFDADVLAVSSIDPAGININDSHIGFSKTADGILTISWNDTKMTNLKENQTLFNITFIARNDGKLADVLKVNSEVTMAEAYNVENKVMNLTFSVDSRGKSVSGYDLKQNTPNPFKEATIIGFDLPREMPATMTVYDVSGKVIKSVQIQGAKGYNSFEINKSELHTGILYYTLKAGEFNATKKMVVLE; from the coding sequence ATGGAACACCAAAAAATTTGCTCTCAGTCACCGACCAGAGTTGATGTAAGTGGAACTTTGGCAAATGAATTCGATCAAAAGGTTCAGGATGTCAGAATAGACCTTGTCGGTTCAGAGCTTCATAAAAATACCGGAGTGGATGGTAAGTTCAGTTTCAGCAATATGCCGACAGGTGGAAAATACCTGATTTCTCCGGAAAAGAATGATGACCCGATGAATGGCATTTCAACTTTGGACCTTGTTTTGATTCAAAGACATATACTTGGCTTGGAAAAACTTAATTCTCCTTACAAGCTTATTGCATCTGACATCAATAAAGATGGAAAGATAACAGCTGCTGACTTGACGGAATTAAGAAAATTGATCCTTGGTACCACAAATTCATTTGTAAATAACAAATCCTGGAGATTTGTCGATAAGGCCCACCGATTTGCCGATCCGACATCTGCGCAAGGAGAGGCCTTCCCTGAAATCTATTCTATCAACAACCTTAATTCCAACATGATTACAGACTTTGTAGCTGTCAAAACCGGTGACGTAAACGGAAACGCGAAAACCAGTAATTTGGATAACAATGTTGAAACGAGAACTTCAAAAACGCTTGCATTACATACAGATGACCAAAAAATTGAATCAGGAAAAGAAGTAACAGTACCTGTTATAGTCACTAAAGCTGAAGCAATATCAGGAATGCAATTTACTTTATCATTTGATGCAGATGTATTGGCAGTCTCATCTATAGATCCGGCAGGTATCAATATCAATGATAGCCATATAGGATTTTCAAAAACTGCAGACGGTATTCTTACCATAAGTTGGAACGACACTAAGATGACAAATCTTAAAGAAAACCAAACTTTGTTTAATATTACCTTCATAGCAAGAAATGATGGGAAATTGGCTGACGTTTTGAAAGTAAATTCAGAAGTTACTATGGCAGAAGCGTATAATGTTGAAAACAAAGTGATGAATCTAACATTTAGCGTTGACTCTCGTGGTAAATCCGTCAGTGGTTATGATTTGAAGCAAAATACACCTAATCCATTCAAAGAAGCAACAATCATAGGATTTGATCTTCCGAGAGAAATGCCTGCTACAATGACAGTTTATGATGTCTCCGGAAAAGTAATTAAATCTGTACAAATACAGGGAGCAAAAGGTTACAATTCCTTTGAAATCAATAAATCTGAGTTACATACCGGTATATTGTATTACACACTAAAAGCCGGAGAGTTTAATGCTACTAAAAAAATGGTAGTTCTGGAATAA
- a CDS encoding DEAD/DEAH box helicase has protein sequence MDTNTITAISTALQAYKSNKELYETALKIYQDGNITCVWHGVHEDGFHIDRPEDEDLEVTMHFPEGQLNMPDDVDPVFVAILMWYYNEHKISPLPEMQGKIYTREGMMSRVIAERKEKSDKSTYRIVPGKCYYGEHILYNERNEKFSITLWNPTKYQGYIDNIDWKTNKLATTKHIIHLCDYMRNHPEKFNNLPKVSPYLELTLDPLHDYEFTWKYTGQISANQSEVLQEFFGENETHLSIEKLATKVVKLRALEGTEGIIIRSEVYHRLSEYFDQLLISKMENDTDELDFSDIKVDLFPYQKEGVRFCLFKKAAIIADEMGLGKTLQAISVAMMKRKYFGFTKTLIICPSSVKYQWKAEILKFTGEEALVVEGFPGDRAVLYKSEDHFFFIANYETVMRDKTIIDDAGFSFIILDEAQKIKNYETKISSAITTLKKEHGLVLTGTPIENKLIDLYGVILFLDKYKVTPLWEFSFQHCIFDKLSKNKINGYYNLLNLRQKIGDMVIRRQKKDVLSQLPSVIQKDVFILLSKPQGEIHARMGQRLSFLLGKKFKTPFDWDEIMMILTNMRRVSNSTYLIDKQSNHSSKLVELEVILRDRLNIGEGNKKVIIFSEWLDSLFLIEQLLKSLKVGYVKLTGSVAAKKRGELIKAFQTKDDVQVFLSTEAGGSGLNLQFADTLINFEIPWNPAKKNQRIGRIDRIGQESKKLHVFNLICRDSIEIKIASGLILKQNLFDSVLNHDNNKDMVDFSNEGRAQFIKMLEEMFDLDENGMFKGMDHSIDDSDASGDDIQDIDIITEETPESQKSTDQKSAPEFEKMEEVLTKGMEFLSGLFEMSTGQKLGGTDGHTIKVDKETGEVTLKFKMKF, from the coding sequence TTGGACACCAATACAATCACAGCCATCTCCACCGCTCTGCAAGCTTACAAATCCAATAAGGAACTTTACGAAACCGCATTAAAAATATATCAGGATGGTAATATTACCTGTGTCTGGCACGGCGTACATGAAGACGGGTTTCATATAGATAGGCCAGAAGATGAGGATTTAGAAGTGACCATGCATTTTCCGGAAGGACAGTTAAATATGCCAGACGATGTAGATCCTGTCTTCGTAGCTATACTTATGTGGTATTACAATGAGCATAAGATATCTCCATTACCCGAGATGCAGGGCAAGATATACACACGTGAAGGTATGATGTCGAGAGTCATTGCGGAGCGCAAAGAAAAAAGTGACAAATCCACTTACAGAATAGTCCCGGGAAAGTGCTATTATGGCGAACATATACTCTACAATGAAAGAAACGAAAAATTCTCTATAACACTTTGGAATCCAACGAAGTATCAGGGATACATTGACAATATAGACTGGAAAACCAACAAATTGGCTACGACCAAACATATCATCCATCTTTGTGATTACATGCGTAATCATCCGGAAAAATTCAATAATTTGCCTAAGGTTTCTCCGTACCTTGAGCTTACTTTGGATCCATTGCATGACTATGAATTTACATGGAAGTATACAGGTCAAATCAGTGCAAATCAGAGCGAAGTACTTCAAGAGTTTTTTGGTGAAAATGAGACACATCTGTCGATAGAAAAATTAGCAACTAAAGTGGTCAAACTTCGGGCGTTGGAAGGTACGGAAGGCATCATTATAAGGTCGGAAGTGTATCATAGGTTATCAGAGTACTTTGATCAATTGCTGATTTCCAAGATGGAAAATGACACGGATGAGCTTGATTTTTCAGATATAAAAGTGGATTTATTTCCCTATCAGAAAGAAGGTGTTCGATTTTGTTTGTTTAAAAAAGCTGCGATTATTGCTGACGAAATGGGACTTGGTAAGACTTTACAGGCTATTTCGGTAGCAATGATGAAGCGCAAATATTTTGGATTTACCAAGACGCTGATCATCTGCCCATCATCTGTAAAGTATCAATGGAAAGCTGAAATACTCAAATTTACCGGTGAGGAAGCATTGGTGGTAGAAGGATTTCCCGGAGACAGAGCTGTTTTGTATAAAAGTGAAGATCATTTCTTTTTCATAGCCAATTATGAGACGGTGATGAGGGATAAGACCATTATAGATGATGCAGGATTTAGTTTTATCATACTCGATGAAGCTCAAAAAATCAAAAACTACGAAACCAAGATATCGTCGGCTATCACAACACTCAAAAAAGAGCATGGTTTGGTACTCACAGGTACGCCTATAGAAAATAAACTGATCGATCTGTATGGAGTCATCCTCTTTCTGGATAAATATAAGGTCACACCACTTTGGGAGTTTTCATTTCAGCACTGTATTTTTGACAAGCTAAGTAAGAACAAAATCAATGGATACTACAATCTTCTGAATCTGAGACAAAAGATCGGCGATATGGTCATCCGAAGACAAAAGAAAGATGTCCTCAGTCAGTTGCCTTCTGTCATTCAGAAAGATGTGTTCATCCTACTTTCCAAACCACAAGGAGAGATCCATGCACGTATGGGTCAGCGACTTTCATTTTTACTGGGCAAAAAGTTCAAAACACCATTTGACTGGGATGAAATCATGATGATCCTCACCAATATGCGCAGAGTGAGTAATTCTACATATCTTATCGATAAACAGTCCAATCATTCGAGTAAACTGGTAGAACTGGAAGTGATATTGCGTGACAGGCTCAATATCGGGGAAGGGAATAAAAAAGTGATCATTTTTTCAGAATGGTTAGATAGCTTATTCCTGATCGAACAATTGCTAAAATCGCTCAAGGTAGGATACGTAAAGTTGACGGGTAGTGTCGCTGCCAAAAAGCGTGGTGAACTGATCAAAGCATTTCAGACCAAAGATGATGTTCAGGTATTCTTATCTACCGAAGCTGGTGGTTCCGGTCTCAATTTACAGTTTGCAGACACACTGATCAATTTTGAAATCCCCTGGAATCCAGCAAAAAAGAACCAAAGAATAGGTCGTATTGACCGGATCGGGCAGGAAAGTAAAAAGCTTCATGTATTTAATCTCATCTGCAGGGATTCTATCGAGATCAAGATCGCATCAGGACTCATATTAAAGCAAAACCTATTTGACAGTGTCCTCAACCATGATAATAATAAAGACATGGTGGACTTCTCCAATGAGGGCCGTGCGCAATTCATCAAGATGCTGGAAGAGATGTTTGATCTTGATGAAAATGGCATGTTTAAAGGCATGGATCATAGTATAGATGACTCAGATGCTTCAGGTGACGACATCCAAGACATTGATATAATCACAGAGGAAACACCCGAGTCTCAAAAATCAACAGATCAGAAATCCGCTCCCGAATTTGAAAAAATGGAAGAAGTGCTCACCAAGGGTATGGAGTTTCTTTCAGGGCTGTTTGAGATGAGTACAGGTCAAAAACTGGGCGGCACTGATGGACATACCATCAAAGTAGATAAAGAGACGGGTGAAGTGACGCTGAAGTTTAAAATGAAATTTTGA